In one window of Macadamia integrifolia cultivar HAES 741 chromosome 2, SCU_Mint_v3, whole genome shotgun sequence DNA:
- the LOC122088769 gene encoding TOM1-like protein 4 encodes MANNAAECVERATSDLLIGPDWAINIELCDIINMDPGQAKDALKILRKRLGSKTPKIQLLTLFVLETLSKNCGENIFQHIVDSDLLQDLGKIVRKKPDLNVREKILILIDTWQEALGGPGGRYPQYYAAYHELKSSGVEFPPRAENSVPLFTPPQTQPVVHSAPMFDDAAVEVSLQSDTSDLSLPEIKNAHGLADVLMDMLNALDPRIPEGVCQELIVDLVDQCKSYQTRVMNLVNNTVDEELLFLGLALNDELHRVLCQHDDMVKGTRNVGGGTETSFTPLVNVNHEDDESEDEFAQLAHRSSRDNTQVQARKPGNNKNQQHVSPPLLSPPPSSKWPISTDAGMVDFLSGDAYGSERSLEPPVPKPSVVPFHSDNMQTSSLSPPPSHAKDSSELSGPLKYDKPVQTAKSTEKLPPTARDVQSLNPLPPPPSKYNQRQQYFEHQRGFSGGSSHYSSGSGFSYDGLVGQTENLSLNHGETHTQDLSTSTKPEEALFEDLVDIAKDKPSSSSKQR; translated from the exons ATGGCAAATAATGCTGCGGAATGTGTTGAAAGGGCAACCAGTGATTTGCTGATTGGTCCAGACTGGGCAATAAACATAGAGTTATGCGACATTATCAATATGGATCCTGG GCAAGCAAAGGATGCCCTGAAGATACTTAGGAAACGGCTGGGGAGTAAAACTCCCAAAATACAACTTCTTACATTATTT GTGTTAGAGACACTCAGCAAAAATTGTGGTGAGAATATATTTCAGCATATTGTTGATAGCGATTTATTGCAGGATCTCGGAAAAATAGTTAGGAAGAAG CCTGACTTAAATGTAAGAGAAAAGATATTAATTCTTATAGATACATGGCAAGAAGCTTTAGGGGGACCTGGAGGTAGATATCCCCAGTACTATGCTGCTTACCATGAACTGAAG TCTTCTGGAGTTGAATTCCCACCCCGAGCAGAGAACAGTGTCCCCTTGTTTACTCCACCCCAAACTCAACCGGTAGTTCATTCTGCTCCAATGTTTGATGATGCAGCTGTTGAGGTTTCTCTTCAATCTGACACTTCTGATCTCAG CTTGCCTGAAATTAAAAATGCTCATGGACTAGCAGATGTGTTAATGGATATGCTTAATGCATTGGATCCAAGAATTCCTGAG GGTGTATGCCAAGAACTGATAGTTGACCTTGTGGACCAGTGCAAATCTTACCAGACGCGTGTGATGAATCTAGTGAACAATACTGT AGATGAGGAGCTTCTATTTCTGGGGTTGGCATTGAATGATGAACTGCACCGTGTGCTTTGCCAGCATGATGACATGGTGAAAGGAACACGTAATGTAGGTGGAGGAACGGAAACTTCATTCACACCTCTTGTGAATGTCAACCATGAGGATGACGAATCAGAAGATGAGTTTGCACAGCTAGCTCACAG GTCTTCAAGAGACAATACACAGGTGCAGGCTAGGAAGCCAGGCAATAATAAGAATCAACAGCATGTTAGCCCACCACTGCTTTCTCCACCACCCTCTTCAAAATGGCCAATTAGTACAGATGCTGGCATGGTTGATTTTCTCAGTGGTGATGCCTATGGATCAGAAAGATCCTTGGAACCACCAGTGCCAAAGCCCTCTGTAGTTCCATTTCATTCAGACAACATGCAGACAAGCTCTCTATCTCCCCCTCCGTCACATGCGAAGGACTCATCTGAGCTGTCTGGACCACTCAAATATGATAAACCTGTGCAAACAGCGAAGTCTACTGAGAAATTGCCCCCCACCGCTCGGGATGTCCAGTCTCTGAACCCATTACCACCCCCACCTTCTAAATATAATCAGAGACAGCAGTACTTTGAACATCAGCGAGGGTTTTCAGGTGGTTCTTCGCATTATAGTAGCGGATCAGGATTTTCATATGATGGGTTAGTTGGACAGACAGAGAATCTTTCCCTTAATCATGGGGAGACACACACTCAGGACTTATCGACCTCAACAAAACCAGAGGAGGCCCTCTTCGAAGACTTGGTTGATATTGCAAAGGACAAGCCTTCATCTTCATCTAAACAAAGGTAG